Proteins encoded in a region of the Flavobacteriaceae bacterium HL-DH10 genome:
- a CDS encoding succinate dehydrogenase/fumarate reductase iron-sulfur subunit, which yields MNLTLKIWRQKDASAKGQMVDYKVTDISEHMSFLEMMDVLNEQLVNSGEEPVAFDHDCREGICGMCSMYINGEAHGPDRGITTCQLHMRMFKDGDTITIEPFRAAAFPVIKDLVVDRMAFERIQQAGGYISVNTSGNTQDANSIPISKHAADEAMDAATCIGCGACVATCKNSSAMLFVGAKVSQYALLPQGQIEAADRVKNMVAQMDLEGFGNCTNTGACEVECPKGISLDNIARMNRELMKANL from the coding sequence ATGAATTTAACACTTAAAATTTGGAGACAAAAAGACGCTTCTGCTAAGGGGCAAATGGTCGATTATAAAGTCACTGATATTTCAGAGCATATGTCTTTTTTAGAAATGATGGATGTTCTAAACGAACAACTTGTAAACTCTGGTGAAGAGCCTGTAGCTTTCGATCATGATTGTCGTGAAGGTATTTGCGGGATGTGTTCTATGTATATTAATGGAGAAGCACATGGTCCTGATAGAGGTATAACCACTTGTCAGTTACACATGCGTATGTTTAAAGATGGTGATACGATTACCATCGAACCATTTAGAGCAGCAGCTTTTCCAGTAATAAAAGATTTAGTTGTAGATAGAATGGCTTTCGAGCGTATTCAACAAGCAGGAGGTTATATTTCTGTAAATACATCAGGAAATACTCAAGATGCTAACTCTATTCCTATTTCTAAACATGCAGCCGATGAAGCTATGGATGCTGCAACATGTATAGGGTGTGGAGCTTGTGTTGCTACCTGTAAAAACTCTTCTGCTATGTTATTTGTTGGTGCTAAAGTATCTCAATATGCATTATTGCCTCAAGGACAAATTGAAGCAGCAGATCGTGTTAAAAATATGGTAGCTCAAATGGATTTAGAAGGTTTCGGAAACTGTACTAATACAGGTGCTTGCGAAGTGGAATGTCCTAAAGGAATTTCATTAGATAATATCGCAAGAATGAATAGAGAATTAATGAAAGCGAATTTGTAA
- a CDS encoding fumarate reductase/succinate dehydrogenase flavoprotein subunit: MALDSRVPKGPIKDKWTDYKNHINLVNPANKRHIDVIVVGTGLAGGSAAATLAELGYNVKAFAYQDSPRRAHSIAAQGGINAAKNYQGDGDSTYRLFYDTVKGGDYRSREANVYRLAEVSANIIDQCVAQGVPFARDYGGLLDNRSFGGVLVSRTFYAKGQTGQQLLLGAYSAMNRQIARGKIEMFNRHEMLDVVKVDGKARGIIARNLITGEIERHSAHAVVIATGGYGNVYFLSTNAMGSNATAAWKIHKKGAYFANPCYTQIHPTCIPRSGDYQSKLTLMSESLRNDGRIWVPKNIEDVKAIREGSKKPTDLSEDERDYYLERRYPAFGNLVPRDVASRAAKERCDAGYGVNATGEAVYLDFAAAIERYGKEQAKIHNIKNASAEKIYELGQAIVEAKYGNLFQMYEKIVDQNPYKTPMMIYPAVHYTMGGVWVDYNLMTTIPGCYCIGEANFSDHGANRLGASALMQGLADGYFVLPYTIGDYLADDIRTGKIPTDTPEFDEVEKEVKDRIDFFVNNKGTKSVDYFHKRLGKVMWDKVGMARNAQGLTEAMAEIKAIREEFWKEVKVPGSANEMNTELEKAGRVADFLELGELFAKDALVREESCGGHFREESAEESGPQKGEAKRNDKDFAFVSAWEYKGEPADAVLHKEELEFKDIELKQRSYK; this comes from the coding sequence ATGGCTTTAGATTCAAGAGTACCAAAAGGTCCAATTAAAGATAAATGGACAGATTATAAAAATCATATCAATTTAGTAAATCCAGCGAATAAAAGACATATTGATGTTATTGTTGTTGGAACAGGTTTAGCAGGAGGATCAGCCGCTGCAACCTTAGCAGAATTAGGATATAATGTAAAAGCATTTGCTTATCAAGATTCACCTCGTAGAGCACACTCAATTGCAGCTCAAGGAGGAATTAATGCAGCAAAGAACTATCAAGGAGATGGTGATTCAACATACAGATTATTTTATGATACCGTAAAAGGAGGCGATTATCGTTCTCGTGAGGCTAACGTATATCGTTTAGCTGAGGTGTCTGCAAATATTATAGATCAATGCGTTGCTCAAGGAGTGCCTTTTGCTCGTGATTATGGTGGGCTTTTAGATAACCGTTCATTTGGTGGCGTATTAGTCTCTAGAACATTTTATGCTAAAGGTCAAACAGGACAACAATTATTATTAGGTGCATATTCAGCAATGAATAGACAAATTGCTCGTGGTAAAATTGAAATGTTTAACCGCCATGAAATGCTAGATGTTGTAAAAGTTGATGGTAAAGCAAGAGGTATTATAGCTCGTAATTTAATTACAGGAGAGATAGAACGACATTCTGCTCATGCCGTTGTAATTGCAACAGGAGGATACGGAAATGTATATTTCTTATCAACTAATGCTATGGGTTCTAATGCTACTGCAGCTTGGAAAATTCATAAAAAAGGTGCGTATTTCGCTAATCCTTGTTATACACAAATTCACCCAACATGTATTCCACGTTCCGGGGATTATCAATCTAAATTAACGTTAATGTCCGAATCATTACGTAATGATGGACGTATTTGGGTTCCAAAGAATATAGAAGATGTAAAGGCTATTAGAGAAGGAAGTAAAAAACCAACCGACTTATCTGAAGACGAAAGAGATTATTACTTAGAGCGTCGTTATCCTGCATTTGGAAACTTAGTGCCTCGTGATGTGGCGTCTAGAGCAGCTAAAGAACGTTGCGATGCGGGTTACGGAGTAAATGCAACAGGAGAAGCGGTGTATTTAGATTTCGCAGCTGCTATTGAGCGTTATGGAAAAGAGCAAGCAAAAATTCATAACATAAAAAATGCATCAGCAGAAAAAATATACGAATTAGGTCAAGCCATAGTTGAAGCTAAATATGGTAACTTATTTCAAATGTATGAGAAAATTGTAGATCAAAATCCATATAAAACACCAATGATGATTTACCCTGCAGTTCATTATACTATGGGTGGTGTTTGGGTAGATTATAATTTAATGACAACCATTCCTGGATGTTATTGTATTGGAGAAGCTAATTTCTCAGATCACGGAGCAAACAGACTTGGAGCATCTGCATTAATGCAAGGTTTAGCAGATGGTTATTTTGTATTACCATATACTATTGGTGATTATTTAGCTGATGATATTAGAACAGGAAAGATTCCGACTGACACACCTGAATTTGACGAAGTTGAAAAAGAAGTAAAAGATAGAATTGATTTCTTTGTAAATAATAAAGGAACAAAATCTGTTGATTATTTCCACAAACGTCTAGGGAAAGTAATGTGGGATAAAGTAGGAATGGCTCGTAATGCTCAAGGGTTAACTGAAGCAATGGCTGAAATTAAAGCCATTCGTGAAGAATTCTGGAAAGAAGTTAAAGTGCCTGGTAGTGCTAACGAAATGAATACTGAACTTGAGAAAGCAGGTCGTGTTGCCGATTTCTTAGAGTTAGGAGAATTATTTGCAAAAGATGCCTTAGTAAGAGAAGAATCTTGTGGCGGACATTTTAGAGAAGAATCTGCAGAAGAATCTGGACCACAAAAAGGAGAAGCAAAACGTAATGATAAAGATTTTGCTTTTGTATCTGCTTGGGAATATAAAGGTGAACCTGCTGATGCGGTTTTACATAAAGAAGAATTAGAATTTAAAGATATTGAATTAAAACAACGTTCATATAAATAA
- a CDS encoding succinate dehydrogenase cytochrome b subunit, giving the protein MSGFIKSSIGRKVAMALSAFFLIFFLIIHLAVNITSLFSENLFNELSHFMGTNPLVQFALQPVLIFGVVFHFVLGFVLEIKNKKAQGVAYARNNGAANSSWMSRNMIYSGLAILAFILLHFIDFWLPEVNHKYIEFLPEDPTRYFGELQHKFIPIWRVAAYVVAFVFLGLHLAHGFTSAFQSMGVTAGRKKTLQNIGKMYSIIIPLGFIIIALFHHLNH; this is encoded by the coding sequence ATGAGCGGATTTATTAAATCTTCAATTGGAAGAAAAGTAGCTATGGCACTTTCAGCATTCTTCCTTATTTTCTTTTTAATTATTCATTTAGCGGTAAATATAACATCGCTTTTTAGTGAAAACCTTTTTAACGAATTATCCCATTTTATGGGAACCAATCCATTGGTGCAATTTGCTTTACAACCTGTTTTAATTTTTGGTGTTGTATTTCATTTTGTTTTAGGTTTTGTTTTAGAAATTAAAAATAAAAAAGCCCAAGGCGTTGCCTATGCTAGAAATAATGGGGCAGCAAATTCTTCTTGGATGAGTAGAAATATGATTTATAGTGGGCTTGCTATTTTAGCATTCATTTTATTACACTTTATTGATTTTTGGTTGCCTGAAGTTAACCATAAGTATATTGAGTTTCTACCAGAAGATCCAACAAGATATTTTGGAGAGTTACAACACAAATTTATTCCTATTTGGCGCGTAGCAGCATATGTAGTAGCTTTTGTGTTTTTAGGATTACACTTAGCTCATGGTTTTACATCTGCTTTCCAATCTATGGGAGTTACGGCAGGAAGAAAGAAAACATTACAAAATATTGGTAAAATGTATTCAATTATAATTCCATTAGGGTTTATAATTATTGCACTTTTTCATCACCTTAACCATTAA
- a CDS encoding T9SS type A sorting domain-containing protein: protein MKRDITYKIILALCFFFVCVSNLSAQKLLRKISLKQQIENSSLVVEGEVISKKSFWNEDNGKIYTSNIIKVYKVFKGELFNTIEVITRGGTIGMQSQLIVPNLKLNKGDLGIFTLHKNNVISSNKVSDKNKFTVYSSLQGFYKYNLNKGTVMHPFKSGKSTSNSLYDDIKLYTKTEYTELSNLSTQKTFSKTSQTLVPSAISFSPTTITAGTKSIITITIPDGSTGDFGIDKGKVSFSNGDDGGDTFIDALDTQVTWSASSITVEVPSGAGTGKIMVADNASNSIISTEDLTIPYSEINGEFEVPSNSGNIYAYQTRHVNNDGSGGYIFNMQTSFNANTAAKTSFLTALDTWRCETGVNFTIGNTVSNDSNGVNIIRFDVGSELPEGTLGEASYSFSGCGFTAEDFEVFTAEIDIVFDDGEDWYYGVGGQGAKIDFESVALHELGHAHQLAHVIDNSPFVNNGNDVMHYAIGLSEQQRILSVNNITAANDVQSRSESSFPSNFSCFDTKSPMVTYSCPLNVEDKELNKAISIYPNPSSGQFYIKNESFINLEKVVIYDVSGRLISNINISNSSRIQTITLTGISKGIYIVNIHSDNSMITKKIVFE, encoded by the coding sequence ATGAAAAGAGATATAACATATAAAATAATATTAGCTTTATGTTTTTTCTTTGTATGTGTTTCTAATTTAAGTGCTCAGAAATTACTTCGAAAAATATCTTTAAAGCAACAGATTGAGAATTCTAGCTTAGTTGTAGAAGGTGAAGTAATATCAAAAAAGTCATTTTGGAATGAAGATAATGGTAAGATATATACATCTAATATCATTAAAGTTTATAAGGTTTTTAAAGGAGAACTTTTCAATACTATTGAAGTCATTACTCGTGGAGGTACAATAGGAATGCAAAGTCAATTAATTGTACCTAATTTAAAGTTGAATAAGGGTGATTTGGGTATTTTTACTTTGCATAAAAACAATGTGATTTCAAGTAATAAGGTGTCTGATAAAAATAAATTTACAGTATATAGTTCTTTGCAAGGGTTTTATAAATATAATTTAAATAAGGGCACTGTAATGCATCCATTTAAGTCTGGAAAAAGTACTTCAAATTCATTATATGATGATATTAAGTTATATACAAAAACGGAGTATACTGAATTATCTAATTTATCTACCCAGAAAACTTTTTCTAAAACAAGTCAAACATTAGTTCCTAGTGCTATTAGTTTTTCTCCAACTACCATAACGGCTGGTACAAAGTCAATAATTACAATTACTATTCCAGATGGTTCTACAGGCGATTTTGGGATAGATAAAGGCAAAGTAAGTTTTAGTAATGGCGATGATGGAGGTGATACTTTTATTGATGCTTTAGACACTCAAGTTACTTGGTCTGCATCATCAATTACTGTCGAAGTGCCATCTGGAGCTGGGACTGGAAAGATTATGGTGGCTGATAATGCTTCAAATAGTATAATATCTACTGAAGATTTAACAATTCCTTATTCAGAAATTAATGGTGAGTTCGAAGTACCTAGTAATTCTGGAAATATTTATGCTTACCAAACAAGACACGTTAATAATGATGGAAGTGGAGGTTATATTTTTAATATGCAAACAAGTTTTAATGCAAATACAGCTGCAAAAACATCGTTTTTAACTGCGTTAGATACATGGCGTTGCGAAACAGGTGTAAATTTTACTATTGGTAATACCGTTTCTAATGATTCAAATGGTGTAAATATAATAAGGTTTGATGTAGGGTCAGAATTACCAGAAGGAACTTTAGGCGAGGCAAGTTATTCTTTTTCAGGCTGTGGATTTACCGCAGAAGATTTTGAAGTGTTTACAGCTGAAATCGATATCGTTTTTGATGATGGAGAAGATTGGTACTATGGGGTAGGAGGCCAAGGGGCTAAAATTGATTTTGAAAGCGTAGCTCTTCATGAATTAGGACATGCACATCAGTTAGCTCATGTAATAGATAATTCGCCTTTTGTTAATAACGGAAATGATGTGATGCATTACGCCATTGGATTAAGTGAACAGCAGCGAATATTATCCGTTAATAATATTACAGCAGCAAATGATGTACAAAGTAGAAGTGAATCGAGTTTCCCTTCTAATTTTTCATGTTTCGATACTAAATCTCCTATGGTAACATACTCATGTCCTTTAAATGTTGAAGATAAAGAATTAAATAAAGCCATTAGTATCTATCCTAATCCAAGTTCTGGGCAATTTTATATTAAGAATGAATCGTTTATTAATCTAGAAAAGGTGGTTATTTATGATGTTAGTGGACGATTAATATCTAATATTAATATTTCCAATTCATCTCGAATACAAACAATTACTTTAACAGGAATATCTAAAGGAATTTACATTGTAAACATACATTCAGATAATTCTATGATTACTAAGAAAATTGTTTTTGAATAA
- a CDS encoding aminopeptidase P family protein, giving the protein MKYSPIHNLLFIQNRKNFVSKMKPLSLAVFNSNDIYPISADSTMPFQQHRDIFYLSGVDQEESILVLFPDCPKEKHREILFLKETNEHLAIWEGEKLTKDAAYATSGIKTVYWLQDMEKIMYELMTQCDTIYINTNEHYRSSVETETREDRYTKWLKDKYPAHAVAKSATILQNLRSVKNQIEIDLIQQACNITEKGFRRVLNFLKPDVWEYEIEAEFMHEFLRNRSKGFAYSPIIASGNNANVLHYLENNKQCKSGDLLLLDVAAEYANYSSDMTRTIPVSGRYTQRQKDVYNAVNRVKIEATKMLVPGTDWANYHIEVGKLMTSELLSLGLLNKADVQNENPDWPAYKKYFMHGTSHHMGLDTHDYGILTDPMQANMVFTVEPGIYIPEEGFGIRLEDDVVIQNSGAPLNLMKNIPIEIEEIEDLMNS; this is encoded by the coding sequence ATGAAATACTCACCAATACATAATCTACTCTTTATTCAAAACAGAAAAAACTTTGTATCCAAAATGAAACCTCTAAGTTTGGCTGTTTTCAACTCTAACGATATTTATCCTATTAGTGCAGATAGCACCATGCCTTTTCAGCAACACAGAGATATTTTTTATTTAAGTGGTGTAGATCAAGAAGAAAGTATTTTAGTACTTTTTCCTGATTGCCCAAAAGAAAAACATCGTGAAATCTTATTCTTAAAAGAAACCAATGAGCATCTCGCTATATGGGAAGGTGAAAAACTAACTAAGGATGCTGCTTATGCCACCAGTGGAATAAAAACTGTTTATTGGTTGCAAGACATGGAAAAAATCATGTATGAATTGATGACTCAATGCGATACTATTTATATAAATACAAATGAGCATTATAGATCATCTGTTGAAACTGAAACTAGAGAAGACCGTTACACTAAATGGTTAAAAGACAAATATCCTGCACATGCTGTTGCCAAAAGCGCTACTATTTTACAAAATCTACGTTCTGTTAAAAATCAAATTGAAATAGACTTAATACAACAGGCTTGTAATATTACAGAAAAAGGATTTCGTCGTGTTTTAAACTTTTTAAAACCTGATGTTTGGGAATATGAAATAGAAGCAGAATTTATGCATGAATTTTTGCGCAATCGCTCAAAAGGATTTGCTTATAGTCCAATTATCGCTTCGGGAAATAATGCCAATGTATTACACTATCTTGAAAACAATAAACAATGTAAATCTGGCGACTTATTATTACTAGATGTTGCAGCTGAATATGCCAACTATTCTAGTGATATGACACGAACAATTCCTGTTTCTGGTCGATACACACAACGACAAAAAGACGTTTATAATGCTGTTAATAGGGTGAAAATAGAAGCTACAAAAATGCTAGTTCCTGGAACTGATTGGGCTAATTATCATATTGAAGTGGGAAAACTAATGACTTCTGAGCTTTTAAGTTTAGGATTACTTAACAAAGCCGATGTGCAAAATGAAAACCCCGATTGGCCTGCTTATAAAAAATATTTCATGCACGGAACTTCTCATCATATGGGTCTTGACACACATGATTACGGCATTTTAACCGACCCAATGCAGGCTAATATGGTATTTACTGTTGAACCTGGCATTTATATTCCTGAAGAAGGTTTTGGTATTCGTTTAGAAGACGATGTTGTTATTCAAAATTCTGGAGCACCTCTTAACCTAATGAAAAATATTCCTATTGAGATTGAAGAAATTGAAGATTTAATGAATTCTTAA
- a CDS encoding aspartate kinase: MKVLKFGGTSVGSIENICNVKNIINDGKKKVVVLSAMSGTTNQLVAISKDIEEKLPNEAIEKINSLHEAYFKTIDGLILNTDLNKNVKDYVSSVFNFLVECTYKSFTIVLENNIVAQGELLSTYMFNAYLKQEGIRSALLPALSFMRIDSAKEPNLEYIKEHFATVLGQAESSDIYITQGFICLDANDEVSNLQRGGSDYTATIIGAVIKAEEVQIWTDIDGMHNNDPRYVENTKPISNLSFDEAAELAYFGAKILHPQTVTPVREDCIPVRLKNTMDPEAYGTLISSKTSENGIKAIAAKDNIIAIKIKSGRMLQAHGFLKKVFEIFEVYETSIDMITTSEVAVSLTIDDDKNLDKIVAELERFSSVEVDKNQSIVCLVGHSVVAHENTYKLFQILQDIKIRMISYGGSNNNISLLINSKDKINTLQKLNDYLFELVTL; this comes from the coding sequence ATGAAGGTATTGAAATTTGGGGGCACATCAGTTGGTTCCATTGAAAATATATGTAACGTTAAAAATATTATTAACGACGGTAAAAAAAAGGTAGTTGTACTATCAGCGATGTCTGGTACAACAAATCAACTAGTTGCCATTTCAAAAGATATAGAAGAGAAGCTTCCTAATGAAGCCATTGAAAAGATTAACAGTTTACATGAAGCTTACTTTAAGACTATTGATGGTCTTATATTGAATACTGATTTAAATAAAAACGTTAAAGATTATGTGTCTAGTGTTTTTAATTTTTTAGTAGAATGTACTTATAAGTCTTTTACAATTGTTTTAGAAAATAATATTGTTGCACAAGGTGAGTTACTTTCAACTTATATGTTTAATGCATATTTAAAACAAGAAGGTATTCGTTCAGCATTGTTACCAGCATTAAGTTTTATGCGTATTGATAGTGCAAAAGAACCTAACCTTGAATATATTAAAGAACATTTTGCAACTGTTTTAGGCCAAGCCGAATCTTCAGATATATATATTACTCAAGGATTTATTTGTTTAGATGCTAATGATGAAGTTTCTAATTTGCAACGTGGCGGAAGTGATTATACAGCAACAATAATAGGAGCCGTTATTAAAGCTGAAGAAGTGCAAATTTGGACCGATATTGATGGGATGCATAATAACGACCCAAGATATGTTGAAAACACAAAACCAATTTCTAATTTATCGTTTGATGAGGCTGCAGAATTAGCTTATTTTGGTGCTAAAATATTACATCCGCAAACAGTTACTCCTGTTAGAGAAGATTGTATTCCTGTGCGGTTAAAAAACACCATGGATCCAGAGGCTTATGGTACTTTAATTTCTAGTAAAACATCTGAAAACGGAATTAAAGCTATAGCTGCAAAAGATAATATTATTGCCATAAAAATTAAATCTGGCAGAATGTTACAAGCTCATGGTTTCTTAAAAAAAGTATTTGAAATTTTTGAAGTTTATGAGACGTCTATAGATATGATCACAACATCTGAAGTAGCAGTTTCATTAACAATTGATGATGATAAAAACTTAGATAAAATAGTGGCTGAGTTAGAGCGGTTTTCTTCAGTAGAAGTAGATAAAAATCAAAGTATTGTTTGTTTGGTTGGTCACTCAGTAGTTGCTCATGAAAACACCTATAAATTATTTCAAATATTACAGGATATAAAAATTAGAATGATTTCTTATGGAGGAAGTAATAATAATATTTCCTTATTAATAAACTCAAAAGATAAAATTAATACGCTGCAAAAACTAAACGATTATTTATTTGAATTAGTCACTCTATAA
- a CDS encoding alpha/beta hydrolase, translating into MNLIYKGTTIFYTDDGTGNMVVLLHGFLENSNMWLPFIPALSKNNRVICIDLLGHGKTDCLGYVHSMELMADVVHAVLSHLKIKKATIIGHSMGGYVALALAEKKPNLIKGLCLMNSTAQEDSFEKKKNRDRAILAVKQNHKTFIRLAISNLFRPKNRTIFSKEIKQIKKEALQTPLQGIIAALEGMKIRKNRTFILSNNSYKQMMMVSKKDPVLNYDSLINQTKNTQVKVVEFPDGHMSHIENKNYFLQEIIHFIEK; encoded by the coding sequence ATGAACTTAATTTACAAAGGCACAACTATTTTTTATACAGATGATGGTACTGGAAATATGGTAGTATTGCTACATGGCTTTTTAGAAAATAGTAATATGTGGCTTCCGTTTATTCCAGCGTTATCAAAAAACAATAGAGTTATTTGTATTGATTTATTAGGTCATGGAAAAACAGATTGCTTAGGATACGTTCATAGTATGGAACTCATGGCCGATGTTGTTCACGCTGTTCTTTCTCATTTAAAAATTAAAAAAGCAACTATTATTGGGCATTCTATGGGTGGCTATGTGGCACTTGCTTTGGCAGAAAAAAAACCAAATTTAATAAAAGGTTTATGTTTAATGAATTCTACGGCACAAGAAGACTCGTTCGAAAAAAAGAAAAACAGAGACAGAGCCATTCTAGCAGTAAAACAAAACCACAAAACATTTATACGACTTGCTATATCAAATTTGTTTAGACCAAAAAACAGAACCATTTTTTCTAAGGAAATAAAACAAATAAAAAAAGAAGCATTACAAACACCTTTACAAGGAATTATTGCCGCCTTGGAAGGCATGAAAATCAGAAAAAACAGAACCTTTATATTATCTAATAATAGCTATAAACAAATGATGATGGTTAGCAAAAAAGATCCTGTATTAAATTATGATAGCTTAATAAATCAAACAAAAAACACCCAAGTTAAAGTTGTAGAATTTCCAGATGGACACATGAGTCATATTGAAAATAAAAACTATTTCTTACAAGAAATTATTCATTTCATCGAAAAATAA
- the thiL gene encoding thiamine-phosphate kinase, with product MIEDKNQQRTQLSDLGEFGLIDHLTKNFKIKQKSTIKGVGDDAAVLEFNKKKLVVTTDLLIEGVHFDLSYVPLKHLGYKAVVVNLSDVYAMNAIATQVTVSIAVSNRFPLEALEDLYAGIETAANIYNIDIVGGDTTSSTTGLLISVTAIGEVEDDNEVYRNGAKPNDLLVVTGDLGAAYMGLQILEREKEVYKVNPNNQPDLEPYSYLMERQLKPEARKDIIKLLKDLEVKPTSMIDISDGLSSEIIHLCKQSNVGCDLYESKIPLDPQVISTCEEFNIDSTTVALNGGEDYELLFTISQADFPKIKANPNFTVIGFIKEANDGIDLVTRAETKIPIKAQGWKSIND from the coding sequence ATGATAGAAGATAAAAATCAGCAACGTACACAACTAAGTGATTTAGGAGAATTTGGCCTTATAGATCATTTAACTAAAAATTTTAAGATTAAACAGAAGTCAACAATTAAAGGTGTTGGTGATGATGCAGCTGTTTTAGAATTTAATAAAAAGAAACTTGTTGTAACCACCGATTTACTTATTGAAGGTGTTCATTTTGATTTAAGTTATGTGCCATTAAAACACTTAGGTTACAAAGCGGTTGTAGTGAATCTTTCAGATGTGTATGCTATGAATGCAATAGCTACACAGGTTACTGTTTCAATAGCGGTTTCTAATAGGTTTCCTCTTGAAGCACTTGAAGATTTGTATGCAGGTATTGAAACGGCTGCTAATATTTATAATATTGATATAGTAGGAGGTGATACTACATCATCAACTACGGGCTTGTTAATTTCTGTAACTGCTATTGGTGAAGTTGAAGATGATAATGAAGTATATAGAAACGGAGCTAAACCAAATGATTTACTCGTTGTTACTGGCGATTTAGGAGCTGCTTATATGGGATTACAAATACTTGAACGAGAAAAAGAAGTGTATAAAGTAAACCCTAATAATCAACCAGATTTAGAACCTTATTCTTATTTAATGGAGCGTCAATTAAAGCCAGAAGCTCGTAAAGATATTATTAAGTTGCTTAAAGATTTAGAGGTTAAACCAACATCGATGATTGATATTAGTGATGGCTTGTCTTCTGAAATTATACACTTATGTAAACAGAGTAATGTGGGATGTGATTTATATGAGTCTAAAATACCTTTAGATCCTCAAGTTATTTCTACATGTGAAGAATTTAATATCGATAGCACAACAGTTGCCTTAAATGGCGGAGAGGATTATGAATTGTTATTTACTATTTCTCAAGCAGATTTTCCTAAAATTAAAGCAAATCCAAATTTTACTGTAATTGGCTTTATTAAAGAAGCTAATGATGGCATTGACTTAGTTACAAGAGCAGAAACTAAAATACCTATTAAAGCGCAAGGGTGGAAGAGTATTAATGACTAA
- a CDS encoding iron-sulfur cluster assembly accessory protein, whose translation MIKVSDTAKKKVIELMQDDGYNPTIDFVRVGVKSGGCSGLSYDLKFDKENNDGDKVFEDNGVKIIIDKKSFLYLIGTTLEYSGGLNGTGFVFNNPNANRTCGCGESFSL comes from the coding sequence ATGATAAAAGTTTCTGATACAGCTAAGAAAAAAGTTATTGAGCTTATGCAAGATGATGGCTATAACCCAACTATAGACTTTGTGCGCGTTGGTGTTAAAAGTGGAGGTTGTTCTGGTTTGTCCTACGATTTAAAGTTTGACAAAGAAAATAATGATGGTGATAAAGTTTTTGAAGATAATGGTGTTAAAATTATTATTGACAAAAAAAGCTTTTTATATTTAATAGGAACAACACTAGAATATTCTGGTGGATTAAACGGAACAGGATTTGTATTTAATAATCCTAACGCAAACCGCACATGTGGTTGCGGAGAATCGTTTTCATTATAA